One Microbacterium esteraromaticum genomic window carries:
- a CDS encoding MurR/RpiR family transcriptional regulator: MNTDSNDEHDRSLPSPRDRFGERFRPNLSAEGIQARVIENEVRSLTQTLEELAATGDVPRAAALILGARRRYIAGEGKAAAYAQLLNADLSATLSNVFLADGRALSPLTVLTDVRASDVLIAFSMRRYREETIRLGRLFHEAGGQLVVITDSEDAPLAGRATVLIRVHTASASYADSSTAVAAVCHLLSTLTTASSKGARRRLSMRDHYAAELAFYGPDRDQEARS, translated from the coding sequence ATGAACACCGATTCGAACGACGAGCACGATCGCTCGCTTCCGTCTCCGCGCGACCGATTCGGTGAGCGCTTCCGCCCCAATCTCTCCGCCGAGGGGATTCAGGCGCGCGTCATCGAGAACGAGGTGCGATCGCTGACGCAGACGCTCGAGGAGCTGGCCGCGACCGGCGACGTGCCGCGGGCGGCGGCGCTCATTCTCGGCGCGCGCCGACGGTACATCGCAGGCGAGGGCAAAGCGGCGGCATATGCGCAGCTGCTCAACGCCGATCTCTCTGCGACCCTCTCCAACGTCTTTCTCGCCGACGGACGGGCGCTCTCGCCGCTGACCGTGCTCACCGACGTTCGCGCGAGCGACGTGCTGATCGCCTTCTCCATGCGTCGCTATCGCGAGGAGACCATCAGGCTGGGGCGTCTGTTCCATGAGGCAGGAGGGCAGCTCGTCGTGATCACCGACAGTGAGGACGCACCCCTCGCGGGCCGTGCGACCGTGCTGATCCGCGTGCACACCGCCTCGGCCTCGTACGCCGACTCGTCCACCGCGGTCGCCGCCGTGTGCCACCTGCTGAGCACCCTCACCACGGCGAGCTCGAAGGGCGCACGCCGACGCCTCTCGATGCGGGATCACTATGCCGCCGAGCTGGCCTTCTACGGACCGGACCGCGATCAGGAGGCACGCTCATGA
- the menC gene encoding o-succinylbenzoate synthase, which translates to MRIERVRLFFVRLPLLHRFETSSHSKDGIEHVVVELTDRDGTVGWGEIASPSDPFFCSETVDTSWNMAVRHLVHRVLAHEWEHPADLEASWAKVRGYEFAKAGFAGAAWDLFSRTQGISLASALGGTRSEVRSGVSLGIEPSIDALLAQVERQLEAGYGRVKLKIAPGWDLEPVRATRAAFPKIDLHVDANAAYLRGEESTALFRSLDGFELTMIEQPFGARDFIAHAELQEHLQTPICLDESIVSIEDLETMLRMRAGRILNIKVSRMGGLTRARQAHDLAEQSGVPVWCGGMHEFGIGRATNVALSSLPNFSLPSDVSGSDKYYARDIIDPPVRAIDGTVAVSTSPGLGHRVDVDWIEREALQTFDSALADQAGAATRVPVAAGGVA; encoded by the coding sequence ATGAGGATCGAACGCGTGCGGCTCTTCTTCGTGAGGCTGCCGCTTCTGCACCGCTTTGAGACCAGCTCGCACAGCAAGGACGGAATCGAGCACGTGGTCGTCGAGCTCACCGACCGTGACGGCACCGTCGGATGGGGCGAGATCGCCTCGCCGAGCGATCCCTTCTTCTGCTCCGAGACCGTCGACACGTCCTGGAACATGGCGGTGCGCCATCTCGTGCATCGCGTGCTCGCGCATGAGTGGGAGCATCCTGCGGATCTCGAGGCGAGCTGGGCGAAAGTGCGCGGGTACGAGTTCGCGAAGGCGGGGTTCGCCGGGGCGGCATGGGACCTCTTCTCCCGGACGCAGGGCATCTCGCTCGCGTCGGCGCTCGGAGGCACACGCAGCGAGGTGCGCTCGGGCGTCTCGCTCGGTATCGAGCCGTCGATCGACGCGCTGCTCGCACAGGTCGAGCGGCAGCTGGAAGCGGGCTACGGTCGGGTGAAGCTGAAGATCGCGCCGGGGTGGGACCTGGAGCCGGTCCGCGCGACACGAGCGGCGTTCCCGAAGATCGATCTGCACGTCGACGCGAACGCCGCGTACCTGCGTGGCGAGGAGTCGACGGCACTGTTCCGCTCCCTCGATGGGTTCGAGCTCACGATGATCGAGCAGCCGTTCGGCGCGCGTGACTTCATCGCCCACGCGGAGCTGCAGGAGCACCTGCAGACGCCGATCTGCCTCGACGAGTCCATCGTGTCGATCGAGGATCTCGAGACGATGCTGCGCATGCGCGCCGGTCGAATCCTGAACATCAAGGTGTCGAGGATGGGTGGCCTCACGCGGGCGAGGCAGGCGCACGATCTCGCCGAACAGTCCGGCGTGCCCGTCTGGTGCGGTGGGATGCACGAGTTCGGGATCGGCCGCGCGACGAACGTGGCGCTCTCGTCGCTGCCGAACTTCTCGCTGCCCTCCGACGTCTCGGGATCCGACAAGTACTACGCCCGCGACATCATCGACCCGCCGGTGCGAGCGATCGACGGGACGGTTGCCGTATCGACGTCGCCGGGACTCGGGCACCGTGTCGATGTCGACTGGATCGAACGCGAGGCGCTGCAGACCTTCGACTCGGCGCTCGCCGACCAGGCGGGTGCCGCGACCCGCGTGCCCGTGGCCGCGGGAGGCGTCGCGTGA
- a CDS encoding dipeptidase — protein sequence MSGAETSSYPVIDGHNDLAWACRVTRGYATAGLDTGAPELHTDLPRLDAGGVGGQFWSVWVDPVLEGADQVVATLEQIDFVHRLIDAYPDRLRFARTAEETRAAIAEGKIASLIGVEGGAQLAGSLAVLRQYARLGARYLTLTWSRTTDWADSATDEAAHDGLTGFGREVVREMNRIGVLVDLAHVSPATMRDALDTTSRPVIVSHSCAKELCRHDRNVPDDVLARIGAAGGVVMVAFVPSFLDEDRRRWVREGEVGEAPHVGVGRVADHVEHVRRVAGVHAVGLGADYDGTDAMPIGLADVSGYPALFAELAGRGWSDAELRGLACDNVLRVLEASDADHLAFLAGEAGAPSATAIAPAVDTETRETT from the coding sequence GTGAGTGGGGCGGAGACGTCGAGCTACCCGGTGATCGACGGCCACAACGACCTGGCGTGGGCCTGCCGGGTGACGCGAGGATATGCGACGGCCGGTCTCGACACCGGTGCTCCGGAGCTGCACACCGATCTGCCGAGACTCGACGCCGGTGGTGTCGGCGGCCAGTTCTGGTCGGTCTGGGTCGACCCGGTGCTTGAGGGTGCGGATCAGGTGGTCGCCACACTCGAGCAGATCGACTTCGTGCACCGTCTGATCGACGCCTACCCGGATCGGTTGCGCTTCGCCCGCACCGCGGAAGAGACGAGGGCGGCCATCGCCGAGGGCAAGATCGCCTCGTTGATCGGGGTGGAGGGCGGTGCTCAGCTCGCCGGCTCGCTCGCGGTGCTCCGGCAGTATGCGCGGCTGGGCGCGAGGTATCTGACTCTGACGTGGTCGCGTACGACCGACTGGGCGGATTCTGCGACGGACGAGGCCGCGCACGACGGGCTCACCGGCTTCGGTCGGGAGGTCGTGCGCGAGATGAATCGCATCGGCGTACTGGTGGACCTGGCGCATGTGTCGCCGGCGACCATGCGCGACGCGCTCGACACGACGTCGCGCCCGGTGATCGTGAGCCATTCCTGCGCCAAGGAGCTCTGCCGCCACGACCGAAATGTTCCCGACGACGTGCTCGCCCGCATCGGGGCGGCCGGCGGGGTCGTGATGGTCGCGTTCGTGCCGTCGTTCCTCGACGAGGATCGCCGGAGATGGGTGCGGGAGGGCGAGGTCGGCGAAGCCCCCCACGTGGGAGTCGGCCGGGTGGCGGACCACGTCGAGCATGTGCGGCGAGTCGCCGGCGTGCACGCTGTCGGTCTTGGCGCCGACTATGACGGGACCGACGCGATGCCGATCGGGCTCGCCGATGTGTCCGGCTACCCGGCGCTGTTCGCCGAGCTGGCCGGTCGGGGATGGAGCGACGCGGAGCTTCGGGGGCTGGCATGCGACAACGTGCTGAGAGTGCTGGAGGCGTCTGACGCCGATCACCTGGCATTCCTCGCCGGGGAGGCCGGTGCGCCGAGCGCCACGGCGATCGCGCCCGCCGTGGATACAGAGACGCGGGAGACGACGTGA
- a CDS encoding type 1 glutamine amidotransferase: protein MSAEQHEAVEQERTPRVLVVVNSPNSGPRRLADWLVEARIEVEPILGAGGLPETLEGFDGLVLLGGGLMPDDDERAPWLPAERRLAAEAIDRDLPTLGICLGAQLIAHVAGGEVRAKYGPTERGATVIRANDRGRQDALLSACVDGAPMIENHEDMITRLPPEAELLASSDEVENQAFVIGTHVRGVQFHPEASAADLANWDDAALRGEGRELAQLLATAESLHEQNTAASRRLILAFAHEVRDHASAARPAMRPGA from the coding sequence GTGAGCGCGGAACAGCACGAGGCTGTGGAGCAGGAGCGCACGCCCCGCGTGCTCGTGGTGGTCAACTCGCCGAATTCCGGGCCCCGACGGCTCGCCGACTGGCTCGTCGAGGCCCGCATCGAGGTCGAGCCGATCCTCGGCGCTGGCGGGCTGCCCGAGACGCTCGAGGGCTTCGACGGCCTGGTCCTGCTGGGCGGAGGGCTCATGCCCGACGACGACGAGCGGGCGCCCTGGCTGCCCGCGGAGCGCCGGCTGGCAGCCGAGGCGATCGATCGCGACCTGCCGACACTGGGGATCTGCCTGGGGGCGCAGCTGATCGCCCATGTCGCAGGGGGCGAGGTACGTGCGAAGTACGGACCGACCGAGCGCGGAGCGACGGTCATCCGCGCGAACGACCGCGGACGACAGGATGCGCTGCTCTCGGCCTGCGTCGACGGTGCACCGATGATCGAGAATCACGAGGACATGATCACCCGCCTGCCCCCGGAAGCCGAGCTGCTCGCGTCGAGCGACGAGGTGGAGAATCAGGCATTCGTGATCGGCACGCATGTGCGCGGCGTGCAGTTCCACCCTGAGGCCAGTGCGGCGGACCTCGCGAACTGGGACGATGCGGCTCTGCGCGGCGAGGGGCGCGAGCTCGCGCAGCTGCTCGCCACGGCAGAATCGCTGCACGAGCAGAACACCGCCGCGAGTCGTCGGCTGATTCTCGCCTTCGCCCACGAGGTTCGCGACCACGCATCCGCCGCGCGCCCGGCCATGCGGCCCGGGGCTTGA
- a CDS encoding serine hydrolase domain-containing protein, with protein MTESADRSERALDELLEQAIAPGAGSAAVLLASVGGRVVAQRALGTTRMWDAPGVATATAAFPVTTETKFDLASVTKAFVATALLTELDVRGLTPSVPLSDYLPEFREGSLRDLTLEHLLTHSAGFQASWDDHEPDPGAERFRRTARPIDRPGAVHRYACLSFIWAGLLATELSGKPHDALVTEHVLRPLGLQHTGYRPDPGEWPRIAATEYDPGRGMVQGEVHDETAFALGGVSGNAGIFGTAPDLLRFAEALRTGEGLRPRVHAWLTEPAPGVPSAESGYRPSYGLRIGEKWCAAAPGPTASHTGFTGTGFFTVPNGEWSFVLLTNRVHPSRDHGSQPELRTPIVAATVQLAERLASS; from the coding sequence ATGACGGAGTCTGCTGACCGATCGGAACGGGCACTCGACGAACTGCTCGAGCAGGCGATCGCGCCCGGGGCCGGTTCGGCCGCGGTGCTGCTCGCGAGTGTCGGTGGCAGAGTCGTCGCGCAGAGAGCTCTCGGCACCACCAGGATGTGGGATGCTCCGGGGGTCGCCACTGCGACAGCAGCATTCCCCGTCACCACCGAGACCAAGTTCGACCTGGCCTCGGTGACGAAGGCGTTCGTCGCCACCGCGCTGCTCACCGAGCTCGATGTGCGCGGCCTCACTCCCTCAGTGCCCCTCTCGGACTATCTGCCGGAGTTCAGAGAGGGGTCTCTGCGGGACCTCACGCTCGAGCACCTGCTGACCCACAGTGCCGGTTTTCAGGCCTCGTGGGATGATCACGAGCCAGACCCCGGCGCCGAGCGCTTTCGCCGCACCGCCCGTCCCATCGACAGGCCGGGAGCCGTGCACCGGTACGCCTGTCTCAGCTTCATCTGGGCCGGTCTCCTCGCGACCGAGCTCAGTGGCAAGCCGCACGACGCGCTCGTCACCGAGCACGTGCTGCGCCCGTTGGGCCTGCAGCACACCGGATACCGCCCGGATCCCGGAGAATGGCCCCGCATCGCGGCGACCGAGTACGACCCGGGGCGCGGGATGGTGCAAGGCGAGGTACACGACGAAACGGCCTTCGCGCTCGGAGGCGTGAGTGGCAACGCGGGAATCTTCGGCACCGCCCCGGATCTGCTTCGCTTCGCGGAAGCACTGCGCACCGGCGAGGGCCTGCGGCCCCGGGTGCACGCCTGGCTCACCGAGCCGGCACCGGGCGTCCCATCCGCCGAGTCCGGCTATCGGCCGAGCTACGGGCTGCGCATCGGCGAGAAGTGGTGCGCAGCGGCTCCTGGCCCCACCGCCAGCCACACGGGGTTCACAGGCACCGGCTTCTTCACGGTGCCGAACGGCGAGTGGTCGTTCGTGCTGCTGACCAACCGAGTGCATCCGAGCCGCGACCACGGCTCGCAGCCCGAACTTCGCACGCCCATCGTGGCCGCGACCGTGCAGCTCGCCGAACGATTGGCGTCCTCATGA
- a CDS encoding phosphotransferase, with protein sequence MHDGQLAVDEELAGALIAREFPRLRDLPVAALAGAGTVNAIFRVGAHLTARFPLASVSVADLETEAGSLSAFAVASPFPAPEPVGVGAGDERYPSAWSLQTWLPGEVADPFCVASATRFAAELGELILAMRAVPTGARVFDGRGRGGVLSDHDEWMTHCLARSVGLLDVDRVAIVWDALRAVPTAGEHVMSHRDLTPANLLVTGDGLAGVLDGGSFGPADRSLDLVCAWHLLDQGSRRTLRNAIGASDDEWRRGAAWALQQAMGLAWYYEESNPAMAELGRSTVSRVLNDEDAIG encoded by the coding sequence ATGCATGACGGCCAGCTGGCTGTCGACGAGGAACTCGCGGGCGCGCTGATCGCCCGCGAGTTCCCGCGTCTGCGAGATCTGCCGGTAGCGGCACTGGCCGGTGCGGGCACGGTGAATGCGATCTTCCGGGTGGGCGCGCACCTGACGGCGCGGTTCCCGTTGGCTTCCGTCTCCGTCGCTGATCTGGAGACGGAGGCCGGATCGCTTTCGGCTTTCGCGGTGGCGAGCCCCTTCCCCGCTCCCGAGCCCGTCGGGGTGGGCGCGGGCGATGAGCGGTATCCGTCGGCATGGTCGCTGCAGACGTGGCTTCCAGGGGAGGTGGCCGATCCCTTCTGCGTCGCGTCGGCGACGAGGTTCGCGGCCGAGCTCGGCGAACTGATCCTGGCGATGCGCGCTGTCCCCACAGGCGCGCGGGTCTTCGACGGGCGGGGCCGCGGAGGGGTGCTCAGCGACCACGATGAGTGGATGACGCACTGCCTCGCGCGGAGCGTCGGTCTGCTGGATGTCGACCGGGTCGCGATCGTGTGGGATGCACTGCGCGCGGTGCCGACGGCGGGCGAGCACGTCATGAGCCACCGTGATCTCACACCCGCGAACCTGCTCGTGACGGGCGACGGGCTGGCCGGGGTCCTCGACGGCGGATCGTTCGGTCCCGCGGATCGTTCGCTGGATCTCGTGTGCGCCTGGCATCTGCTGGATCAGGGATCGCGTCGGACGCTGCGAAATGCGATCGGCGCGTCGGATGACGAATGGCGCCGCGGCGCCGCGTGGGCGCTGCAGCAGGCGATGGGGCTTGCCTGGTACTACGAGGAGTCGAATCCGGCCATGGCCGAACTGGGGCGCAGCACCGTGTCGAGGGTACTGAACGACGAAGACGCCATCGGGTGA
- a CDS encoding aminopeptidase P family protein: protein MTSADNDAAVETPAEPVAEEKNPRKQPFPRGFLDTISTGWADRPESMPAPRAQAPFAAARRAKVSEAFRGRRLVIPAGSFKQRSNDTDYPFRAHSAFVHLTGWANESEPDSLLVFEPTDDGHEITLYFRERADRNTSEFYSDATIGEFWIGPRPSLAGVAADLDVATAHVDTFVAGDDDLVVDADEELTRFVSELRLVKDEFEIAEMRHAVAVTASGFDDIIRDFDRAVAHPRGERIVEGVFHQRARSDGHWEGYDTIAASGHHACYLHWTRNDGAVVPGDLILIDAGVEVDSQYTADITRTLPVNGTFTEVQRRVYEVVLEAADAAFAAAKPGVRFRSVHEAAMEVIAKRTAEWGLLPVTAEEALDADKGGQHRRYMVHGTSHHLGIDVHDCAQARREMYYDGVLEEGMVFTIEPGLYFQIDDLTVPEELRGIGVRIEDDILMTADGAVNLSADIPRTAEDVEAWIARLKG, encoded by the coding sequence ATGACCAGCGCAGACAACGACGCCGCCGTCGAAACCCCCGCCGAGCCCGTCGCCGAAGAGAAGAACCCGCGCAAGCAGCCGTTCCCCCGCGGGTTCCTCGACACCATCTCCACCGGTTGGGCCGATCGCCCTGAGTCCATGCCGGCACCGCGTGCGCAGGCCCCCTTCGCCGCCGCACGCCGCGCGAAGGTGTCGGAGGCGTTCCGCGGCAGGCGTCTGGTGATCCCCGCCGGATCGTTCAAGCAGCGCAGCAACGACACGGACTATCCGTTCCGCGCACACTCGGCGTTCGTGCACCTGACCGGCTGGGCGAACGAGTCCGAGCCCGACTCGCTGCTCGTCTTCGAGCCGACCGATGACGGGCACGAGATCACGCTGTACTTCCGCGAGCGTGCCGACCGCAACACGAGCGAGTTCTACTCGGATGCCACGATCGGAGAGTTCTGGATCGGACCGCGTCCCTCGCTCGCCGGGGTCGCCGCCGACCTCGACGTCGCCACCGCGCACGTCGACACCTTCGTCGCGGGAGACGACGACCTCGTCGTCGACGCCGACGAGGAGCTCACCCGCTTCGTGTCCGAGCTGCGCCTCGTGAAGGACGAGTTCGAGATCGCCGAGATGCGGCACGCGGTCGCCGTCACGGCATCCGGATTCGACGACATCATCCGCGACTTCGACCGCGCCGTCGCCCACCCGCGCGGCGAGCGCATCGTCGAGGGTGTCTTCCACCAGCGCGCGCGCAGCGATGGGCACTGGGAGGGCTACGACACCATCGCCGCCTCGGGCCATCACGCGTGCTACCTGCACTGGACCCGCAACGACGGTGCCGTGGTGCCCGGCGACCTGATCCTCATCGACGCGGGCGTCGAGGTCGACAGCCAGTACACCGCAGACATCACGCGCACCCTGCCGGTGAACGGCACCTTCACAGAGGTGCAGCGCCGCGTCTACGAGGTCGTGCTCGAGGCCGCTGATGCCGCGTTCGCGGCGGCGAAGCCCGGCGTGAGGTTCCGGAGCGTGCACGAGGCCGCGATGGAGGTCATCGCGAAGCGCACCGCCGAGTGGGGCCTGCTGCCGGTGACGGCCGAAGAGGCCCTGGACGCGGACAAGGGCGGCCAGCACCGCCGCTACATGGTGCACGGCACCTCGCACCACCTCGGCATCGACGTGCACGACTGCGCCCAGGCTCGTCGCGAGATGTACTACGACGGCGTGCTCGAAGAGGGCATGGTCTTCACGATCGAGCCGGGACTGTACTTCCAGATCGACGACCTCACGGTTCCGGAAGAGCTGCGCGGCATCGGCGTGCGCATCGAGGACGACATCCTGATGACCGCGGACGGCGCGGTCAACCTGTCGGCCGACATCCCGCGCACCGCCGAGGACGTCGAGGCCTGGATAGCCCGGCTGAAGGGCTGA
- a CDS encoding pyridoxal-phosphate dependent enzyme, producing MRYATHIADLVGGTPLVRLNRVTDGIAATVLAKVEYLNPGGSAKDRIARRIIDAAEREGRLQPGGTIVEPTSGNTGVGLALVALERGYRMIFVVPDKFAGEKVDVLKAYGAEVVMTPTNVPPEHPDSYYSVSDRLAREIPGAFKPNQFANQNGPLGHYETTGPEIWNDTDGRVTHFVAGIGTGGTISGTGRFLKEQGDVVIVGADPEGSIYSGGPVHGYAVEGVGEDFIPDTFDPAVVDRYERVPDAESFAMTRRLAREEGLLVGGSSGMAAVAALRTARDLPQDAVVVVLLPDHGRGYLSKLYDDTWLAEHGFADLVTPSTPADPTVRSIR from the coding sequence ATGCGCTACGCGACGCACATCGCCGACCTCGTCGGCGGCACACCCCTCGTCCGCCTGAACCGCGTCACCGACGGCATCGCCGCCACGGTGCTGGCGAAGGTGGAGTACCTCAACCCCGGCGGATCCGCCAAGGATCGCATCGCCCGCCGCATCATCGACGCCGCGGAGCGCGAGGGCCGGCTGCAACCCGGCGGCACGATCGTCGAGCCGACGAGCGGCAACACCGGCGTCGGCCTGGCGCTGGTCGCCCTGGAGCGCGGCTACAGGATGATCTTCGTCGTGCCCGACAAGTTCGCAGGCGAGAAGGTCGATGTGCTGAAGGCCTACGGCGCCGAGGTCGTGATGACTCCCACGAACGTGCCGCCCGAGCATCCCGACTCCTACTACAGCGTCTCCGACCGGCTCGCCCGCGAGATCCCCGGTGCGTTCAAGCCGAACCAGTTCGCCAACCAGAATGGCCCGCTCGGGCACTACGAGACGACCGGGCCCGAGATCTGGAACGACACCGACGGCCGCGTGACTCACTTCGTCGCAGGCATCGGCACCGGCGGAACGATCAGCGGAACCGGGCGTTTTCTCAAGGAGCAGGGCGATGTCGTGATCGTCGGCGCCGACCCCGAGGGGTCGATCTACTCCGGCGGCCCTGTGCACGGGTACGCCGTCGAGGGCGTCGGCGAGGACTTCATCCCCGACACCTTCGATCCGGCGGTCGTCGACCGGTACGAGAGGGTTCCCGATGCCGAGAGCTTCGCGATGACGCGCAGACTCGCCCGCGAGGAGGGCCTGCTGGTCGGCGGGTCGTCGGGCATGGCCGCGGTCGCCGCGCTGCGGACGGCCCGCGACCTGCCGCAGGATGCAGTCGTGGTGGTGCTGCTGCCCGATCATGGCCGCGGCTATCTCTCGAAGCTCTACGACGACACATGGCTCGCCGAGCACGGCTTCGCCGACCTCGTCACCCCGAGCACCCCCGCGGACCCCACCGTCAGGAGCATCCGATGA